The Streptococcus sanguinis genome contains the following window.
ACACAATATCAACCATATCGTAAAAGAGTTAGCCACAGCTGACTTAGTCATTCAAGAAATCTACTATGCACGGCAAAATCTCGAAAATTTCTTTACAGATTTACTTGATCAAAACCAGGGAGGTCTATCATGATTCAAACCATTCGCGCTGACTTTTACCGCCTCTTCCACTCCAAGGGCTTTTGGATTACCGAGTTCGTTTTACTAGCCAATATCCTGATTGGCGTCCTCTATAAGGTTACCAGCAGATTTGGAACATCCATTGAGATAGATGGACAAAACGTCGCTCAGCAAGTACCAGAAAAAATGACGGGTATCAATGCTCTTGCCCATTTCTCTGGAAATTCTGACAGTGTTATATTTTTCACTCTCATTGTCGTCTGCCTCTTATTAGGTGTGGACTTGTCCCGTAAGCTTTATAAAAACAGCCTCGCTCATGGTATTTCACGGACAGAGTTCTTCTTATCTAAAACTTTGGTCTCCTTTGTTGTCGCCATCTTCCAATTCATCCTCTTGCTAGGGCTATCCTTCATCATCGCTAGCGCTATCAACGGAATTGGAACAGCTCCGGCAGGTTTCTTTGGCCAATTTTTACTAACCATTCTCGTCCAGCTCATTGTGACCATCGCTTGGATTGGTATCGTGTCCTTCGTCCTTTATATCAGCCATTCTATTGCTGCGGTCTTTATTACCTATTTTGTCGGAAGCGCCCTGCTCGCCTTTCCAGTCTTGCTCTATCCTCATATAGAATTGTTCCGCTATTTAACCTTACGATTTGGAATAGAGATGGCTGCGGATCCTGCCGTTGTTTTGCAAGCTAGTTTAGTCGCGATTGGCATAGCAGTCTTCTTCCTAGGCAACAGCCTCCTCATTTTCAAGAAAAAAGATCTCTAAAACCAAACAATCAGCTAATCTTCTGACTAGCTGATTCTTTTTTATAAAGCCACAATCAATTCAAACCAATCGTCCTCTGCTTGAATGGTCAAATCACCACCTAAGATTTCGACCAGCTGCTGGGTGATATAAAGGCCCAGTCCAGACGATTCCTCACTGCTGGAGAGGTTTTCAGAATAAAAACGATTGGTTAGTTTATCCAGATGTAAAATAGGCTTCTGAAGCTTATTTTTGACCTGAAAAATAACCTTTTGCCCTTCATTTTTCAGACTGATGCTGGCTGTTTCTCGGCCATGTTTGAGGACATTGCTGAGCATGTTCTGGACGATTCGATCAAAGATATCACTGTCCGTTTCCAGAAGCAGATTTTCAGACAAATCCACATCTAAATCAATCCCTACGCGTTGAAAGGCATCATAGTAGGCAAAGAGTTGCTGGGTGACCAGCTGGGATAGATCTACTCGTTGCAACTTCGGTCGAATCGCTCCTTCCATCAAGCGACGGTATTCCATCAGAGCCTCCAAGCGTCTGGATACTATACTTAGATTATCTGCAATCTTTTGCAGCTGTTGATCCATTTGCTCCTTATCAGCGTCTTTGAGTAGCTGTTGGGTATAGCCACTAGCAATGGTCAGTGGCGTTCGGATATCATGGGCAATATTGCTGATGGCCATGTCCAAGGTTTTCTTTTCCTGCTGGGTCACAAAGGACATCTTATCAATTTCCTGAAAAAGCTGCTCCACCTCGTCAGTCAGAGCCATCAGACTCGGAGATTGATCTCTCAAGGTTAAGCGAACCTGACTTCCTGTACGACGTTTGTCACGGATCTGGCTGGTCAGACTACGAATCGTCAGATGATAGCGAACCAGCATGATTGACAAGAAGAGTATGAGCACGAAGGCTATAATCAACCACATAGCTAATCCTCCTTGAGACGAACGCCCAGACCCCAAATGGTCTCGATATAGTCTGTCGAACTATCCAGCTGGGCTAATTTCTTACGAAGATTGCTGAGATGGGCATTGAGCGTATTATCGCCTGGCAGATAGGTCTCCTCCCAGACCAAATCATACAGCTCCTCCTTGGTAAAAATCTTTTTAGGATGAGCCAGCAAGACCTGGAAGATCTGAAATTCCTTTTTCCCCAGCCGCATGGACTGATCCCCAGAAGCAATTTCAAAGGTGTCTGGCAGAAGGCGAATGTTTTTGATCAATGTCTCCCCAGCAGGCTTAGACTGGGACTGCTGACTGCCTCGCAGTTGGACAGTGACACGCGCCACCACTTCGTCTAGATTAAAAGGCTTGACAATGTAATCATTCGCACCGTCCAGCAGATACTGGCTCACGAGACTCTTTTCGCTCAGAGCTGTCAGCATGACTACCGGCACCTGACTGGTCTTGCGAATTTCCCTCAGCACCTCGTCGCCATTTTTGCCCGGCATCATAATATCCAGCAGGACTAGATGAATCTCTTCTTCCGCAAAAATCCGCAGTCCCTCGGTCCCAGAATAAGCTGAAAACACGACATGCTCTTTCGTAAAGAGATTTTTTAAAATTTCATGTATATCATTGTTGTCTTCAATTAGTAAAAGATTGGCCATCATCATTCTCCAATAGCTTGATAAAACTAGTGTAGCAAGGATAAGAGGCTAAGTCAATAAAAGATGGACCATTCGAAAAACTTTAGAAATATTTTAGAATTACTTGAAGGATATTTGAGAATCGGACTTTAAAATAGAAAGAAATAAGAAATGTATGTGCAATAAAAAGGAGGCTCAATATGTTTAAAATTTTTTGCAAAATCGTTTTTAAAAGTATTACTTTCGCACTTGAGGGCTAAGGAAAAAGGCTGAGACATTCATATCTCAGCCTTTTTCCTATTTCACAGATGCTCCGTTAGTCGCGATGACTTCCTTGTACCAGTCAAAGGATTTCTTCTTGGAGCGCTTGAGTGTTCCCTTACCTTCATTGTCCCGATCCACATAGATAAAGCCGTAGCGCTTCTTCATCTCGCCAGTACCGGCTGATACCAGGTCGATACAGCCCCAGGTCGTGTAGCCCCACAGAACTACGCCGTCTTCATTGATGGCTTCCCGCATATCCTTGACATGGGCTGCCAGGTAGTCAATCCGGTAATCATCAGCCACATAGCCATTTTCATCCGGACTATCCACTGCACCCAGACCATTCTCCACGATAAACATGGGCTTTTGATAGCGATCCCAGATGGTATTAAGCGTAATGCGCAGGCCCAGAGGATCAATCTGCCAGCCCCACTCAGAAGCTTCCAAATAAGGGTTCTTGAGAGAAGCAAAGATATTGCCTTCAGTCAGCTCGTTGACCTTAGGGTCGCCCGAAGCCACCCGGCTAGAGTAGTATGAGAAGGAAATGAAGTCCACCGTATGCTCCTTGAGAAGCCGCAGGTCTTCTTCTGTCATTTCAACAGTGATGCCCTCACGCTCCCAAGCTTTCTTGGCATAGTTGGGATATTCGCCACGCGCCTGCACGTCGATGAAGAAATAGTTTTTCCTATCTTCCTCCATACCAGCCCATACATCGCGTGGATGACAGGTGTTAGGATAATTTTGGCCCGCTGCCAGCATACAGCCAACCTTATTTTCCGGGTCAATCTCATGAGCCAGCTTAGTAGCAATGGCTGACGCGACCAGCTCATGATGAGCCGCTTGGTATTTGACCTGCTCTTCATTTTCACCTTCTTCAAAGCAGAGCCCCGCCCCCATAAATGGTGCATGGAGAATCATGTTAATCTCATTAAAGGTCAGCCAGTACCTGACCAAGCCCTTGTAGCGGGTAAAGAGAGTGCGGCAGAGACGCTCGTAAAATTCCAGCATGAGACGATTTCGCCAACCACCATATTGCTCAATCAAGTGCATGGGACAGTCAAAGTGAGTAATGGTCACCAAGGGCTCGATGCCGTACTTGTGGCATTCCTTAAAGAGGTCTTCGTAAAATTTCAAGCCAGCTTCATTGGGCTCCAGCTCATCCCCCTTAGGAAAAATCCTGCTCCAAGCAATGGACAGACGATAGGTCTTAAAACCCATCTCACCAAAGAGGGCAATGTCCTCCTTGAAGCGATGGTACATATCAATAGCTTCCTTGGCTGGGTAGAAATAGCCTTCCTCAAAGTCAAACATCTTTTTCTTACCCGTGATGATGGCCAGACGATCCTCACCAATCGGCACCAAATCTACATTAGCCAACCCACGGCCATCTGCATCATAAGCTCCCTCACACTGGTTGGCAGCTGTCGCTCCGCCCCACAAGAAACCATCAGGAAAAGTTAGTTTCTCAGTCATCTTTTTGCCTCCTTGTAAATCAAGTGTTTTCTTATATTATAATAAACAATCAGCAAATAAACTTCTAGCATCCTACGGAAAACTGGTACTATTCCAATCTCTAAGGTGTCTGTGAGGTTCGGCGTTCCCGATACTCTTCAGCTCATGTGGAGGCACATCAAAGCAGGTCAATGGAATTCTGTCAATATTTTGGACACATTTTATTAGAACGACTTTTACGAATATCTAACCTCACTTTATCTCTGGTGTATTATACGAGATAAAGTTGACTCTAGTATTAATAGGAATGACTAATTCCCTTCCTCTTTAATCTATGTTAAGTCAAAGCTGTGATAGCCTTTACTAGGTCAAAAACAATCCCAGGTGCATTCATTGGAAATATCTCTTTCTTTTTTTGAAAAGACCGTAGTAACCCCATAGACTACAGTTGATGGTTGCGACCAAGGGTTCTTTTTGACCAGCCAGATTGCTCATAATTTGTGGGAAGT
Protein-coding sequences here:
- a CDS encoding lantibiotic ABC transporter permease, with translation MIQTIRADFYRLFHSKGFWITEFVLLANILIGVLYKVTSRFGTSIEIDGQNVAQQVPEKMTGINALAHFSGNSDSVIFFTLIVVCLLLGVDLSRKLYKNSLAHGISRTEFFLSKTLVSFVVAIFQFILLLGLSFIIASAINGIGTAPAGFFGQFLLTILVQLIVTIAWIGIVSFVLYISHSIAAVFITYFVGSALLAFPVLLYPHIELFRYLTLRFGIEMAADPAVVLQASLVAIGIAVFFLGNSLLIFKKKDL
- a CDS encoding HAMP domain-containing histidine kinase, which codes for MWLIIAFVLILFLSIMLVRYHLTIRSLTSQIRDKRRTGSQVRLTLRDQSPSLMALTDEVEQLFQEIDKMSFVTQQEKKTLDMAISNIAHDIRTPLTIASGYTQQLLKDADKEQMDQQLQKIADNLSIVSRRLEALMEYRRLMEGAIRPKLQRVDLSQLVTQQLFAYYDAFQRVGIDLDVDLSENLLLETDSDIFDRIVQNMLSNVLKHGRETASISLKNEGQKVIFQVKNKLQKPILHLDKLTNRFYSENLSSSEESSGLGLYITQQLVEILGGDLTIQAEDDWFELIVAL
- a CDS encoding response regulator transcription factor gives rise to the protein MANLLLIEDNNDIHEILKNLFTKEHVVFSAYSGTEGLRIFAEEEIHLVLLDIMMPGKNGDEVLREIRKTSQVPVVMLTALSEKSLVSQYLLDGANDYIVKPFNLDEVVARVTVQLRGSQQSQSKPAGETLIKNIRLLPDTFEIASGDQSMRLGKKEFQIFQVLLAHPKKIFTKEELYDLVWEETYLPGDNTLNAHLSNLRKKLAQLDSSTDYIETIWGLGVRLKED
- the ascB gene encoding 6-phospho-beta-glucosidase, producing MTEKLTFPDGFLWGGATAANQCEGAYDADGRGLANVDLVPIGEDRLAIITGKKKMFDFEEGYFYPAKEAIDMYHRFKEDIALFGEMGFKTYRLSIAWSRIFPKGDELEPNEAGLKFYEDLFKECHKYGIEPLVTITHFDCPMHLIEQYGGWRNRLMLEFYERLCRTLFTRYKGLVRYWLTFNEINMILHAPFMGAGLCFEEGENEEQVKYQAAHHELVASAIATKLAHEIDPENKVGCMLAAGQNYPNTCHPRDVWAGMEEDRKNYFFIDVQARGEYPNYAKKAWEREGITVEMTEEDLRLLKEHTVDFISFSYYSSRVASGDPKVNELTEGNIFASLKNPYLEASEWGWQIDPLGLRITLNTIWDRYQKPMFIVENGLGAVDSPDENGYVADDYRIDYLAAHVKDMREAINEDGVVLWGYTTWGCIDLVSAGTGEMKKRYGFIYVDRDNEGKGTLKRSKKKSFDWYKEVIATNGASVK